ATTTCTCTATGTTTGATTATTACGTTCTTAAGTCTTAACTCAAACATTGACCTATTTGAGAAAGACGAATGATATAACTTACAAGTTGcataaaaacatatgtttgaTTAGCGTATGATGAGTGAGGTCTATGGAATATTCTTTAGTAGAAGGCTAACAAAGCTTAATCGATTTCTTGATCTTTATATGGCCGTAATGAccttaaacatatattaagtctataaacataaaaaggaacaaattcaaaagtaaatataaatcGTATGCATATACAAAGAGTATAATACCCTATGTTGATCTAatctacaaaaccaaacctaaaAGAAtacaatgaataaaataaaatgaaatcaatGAGGAAGAGAGTTAACAAAAGAGTTGTGTCTCTTAGAAGGAGCAGAAGGAGGAATGGGAACGCCTTTAGGtaagtaaccaaaaatatgGCTGTTTTTAAACGTTAATCtctttatattcttcttcatctccatgGTGGCTCCAATTCTTGCAGCCGCTACACAAGAACTACTCGCCGcgagaaacagaacaaaacagagcagaaCCATCATCGTACGACACGGAGCCATTTGGTagtcaatgttttttttcttctctttttctaattttttcacTTCCACTTCTTTGAGTAAATGAATGAAGGGTCTTATGAATGAAATGAATAATGTGTATGTATGTGACTATGTGTTATATTTATaacatgtgtgtgtgtggattTGATTGGAAATAAGTGTGGCGGAAATGAGGGGGAAGTCGGGGAATGGTAAGAGTGGAGTGAATCCCACGCTATTGAGACTTTGAATTTtccttattattttataagaattcTAAAGTTTTCAAAGGTTTGAGTTTTTCTCGTTGTTTTAGTCACCGCCTTCgacttttattttcctttgtatttttctataGAAGTCCATTTTATGCTAGGAAATGGGAATCTGGTTTGATGGGATGGTCGTTTTTTTCAAGATTTCATCATATATGTACAAGTACGTTGACGGGAAGAAGAATAATTAATGGTTTTATAGGCATCGTCACCATGAgctatcttttgttttcttttgcattaTTCAACTTTCAACAGTAACTATATCACAAGATGTATGAATAGTAAAGCAAGATTAGTTTTCGAAATTCGAACTCAAATATCAGACATGACTCATGAGCTTTCTTTAAGCAcacaatatatcatatatgtcgtgcagaaagaaaattagataTCATCCTTGGACGAATGACGAAAGTGGTAGACAATACACGTATGTATAGTAAAAGGATTAGACTAAATGATAACATGTCGTAGGTTAATCATGATACggaataaataataatttagttaaacGAATATACACATAAAATATACTGAAAAATGCATGCATAAAACACGTAAAAACAATGTATACCAACTCTATCTTTTGCGTGAGAAggtattttaagaaattaaagagagaacaaaaagtaGCTTGGAGGGTTGACTCAGTTATACACAATTTTACAACTTGACAAGTGGCTTTCCATgattcacatttttctttaaattatgCCAAATTTGATTTGGATATCCACCTGATTTCTGCATCTATATCGGACTTAGTCAcggattattatttttacctaaatagaattttttatatttccttTATGAAatgccaaaataaaataaagttccAACATACCTCCTACGATTAGACATGTCGCATAAAATCATACAATTCTTCTAATTTGATGGAAACAGGTAGATCtttacatatactaaaaaaaaacaaattttaactAGGTAAGAACCGACCGTATCATACATTGAATCATTGATACACAGTAAATTTAAACTAGGTAAGtctgttatttaattttatgattgtatgatctaaaaaaaaaatacttggAAGTTTTTCTAATGAACTTCGAGAtatcaaaactatattttgtaaatacgctaaataatttaaaacaaaataatgctATAGAAATAAGATGcaataacaaaattgaaaagacCACAGCTTTGTATCATTCCAAGTTTTTGTTATCACAAACCCTTTGATTCAGAACGAGGGTTCTAATATTTATCTGCCTTAATTCTCTTACATTGGTTCACTCCGAAAGGAACATGATCGCTAAGGTTCTTGGTCTCATCTCCGTTGTAACACAGATTAGGGTTCCCCCAAACACCAAGTCTCCTTCCCATTCTCTCATAAAAGTACCTAGAGAATTCCAACTCTCCGCTGATGTTATTTCCATTCACGTAAAGCGCGCTGAGACTAGGCATTTCGGTTTCCATTTGTGGAATGAGTTTGCCTCCGAGATTGTTGTTGCTCAAACCCAAAAACCTCAGTTTCTTGAGCTCCAAGATTGAACCAGGAATCTCCCCTTTTAAGCCTGTGTTGGAGAGATCAAGAACCACTAAATTCTTCAGATTTCTCCACTTTATTCCTGTCAAGTCCCCGGCTAGGCGATTATTGGACAGAACCAGTTCTACCAAAGAAGTCATCTCTTGGATCTCTTTACTCAACCCACCTGATAATCTGTTGTTTCTCAAGTCCAATAGAGTGAGATTCTTCAAGGACTCTAGCTCTCTAGGTAACTTTCCTTCCAAGTAATTGTTACTAAGATCAAGTTTCAGCAGAGAATACAATCCTCCAACGCTTAAAGGCAACGCCCCAGATAAGAAATTCCTGCTCACATCCAATATCAACAATCCGGTTAACCCGTAGACCTCAGGTATTCTCCCTGTGAACCGGTTTCCAGACAGTACTAAACGTCTCAATCTGGTTAACTTGGCCAAATTCACTGGCAATGGACCTGTTAACTTGTTTTCTAGCACCACCAGAGATTGAAGGTTGGTGAGGTTAGTGATGACAGAAGGGAGTTCACCTATCAGTCCCGGGTTTGATCTGATCTCAAGTCTCTCCAAGCTTTTAGAGAGATCCAACCACTTTTCATCGG
This sequence is a window from Arabidopsis thaliana chromosome 1 sequence. Protein-coding genes within it:
- the IDA gene encoding Putative membrane lipoprotein (INFLORESCENCE DEFICIENT IN ABSCISSION (IDA); Has 26 Blast hits to 26 proteins in 8 species: Archae - 0; Bacteria - 0; Metazoa - 0; Fungi - 0; Plants - 26; Viruses - 0; Other Eukaryotes - 0 (source: NCBI BLink).), encoding MAPCRTMMVLLCFVLFLAASSSCVAAARIGATMEMKKNIKRLTFKNSHIFGYLPKGVPIPPSAPSKRHNSFVNSLPH
- a CDS encoding RNI-like superfamily protein (RNI-like superfamily protein; INVOLVED IN: signal transduction; LOCATED IN: endomembrane system; EXPRESSED IN: 18 plant structures; EXPRESSED DURING: 12 growth stages; CONTAINS InterPro DOMAIN/s: Leucine-rich repeat (InterPro:IPR001611); BEST Arabidopsis thaliana protein match is: Leucine-rich repeat (LRR) family protein (TAIR:AT3G25670.1); Has 76880 Blast hits to 27020 proteins in 1013 species: Archae - 25; Bacteria - 5064; Metazoa - 15853; Fungi - 790; Plants - 50474; Viruses - 2; Other Eukaryotes - 4672 (source: NCBI BLink).) translates to MKMLRLRKKQHLVFLLCVWCLVVDWSKAETEESDGSPMEKTEQAALYSTIQGFVGESWNGSYLYPDPCGWTPIQGVTCDIYDELWYVTALSFGTMKDNSLACSESPVIRPQLFELKHLKSLSLFNCFTTPNRYLASISDEKWLDLSKSLERLEIRSNPGLIGELPSVITNLTNLQSLVVLENKLTGPLPVNLAKLTRLRRLVLSGNRFTGRIPEVYGLTGLLILDVSRNFLSGALPLSVGGLYSLLKLDLSNNYLEGKLPRELESLKNLTLLDLRNNRLSGGLSKEIQEMTSLVELVLSNNRLAGDLTGIKWRNLKNLVVLDLSNTGLKGEIPGSILELKKLRFLGLSNNNLGGKLIPQMETEMPSLSALYVNGNNISGELEFSRYFYERMGRRLGVWGNPNLCYNGDETKNLSDHVPFGVNQCKRIKADKY